One Nitrospirota bacterium genomic window carries:
- a CDS encoding sigma-54-dependent Fis family transcriptional regulator, translating to MKRPESESCHILLVDDDEVACQLLAEVLTDEGYMVDTVRSGREAVKEIESTYHDLVITDLMMPGIDGLEILKVCKQVSPDTLVIMMTAFGSLESAIEAMKSGAFDYVSKPFREDEIKIVVGRAIMQKRLQDENERFHRELTIAYGLDQIIGHSRPMMDIYKTVAMVINSASTVLIQGESGTGKELIARAIHYNSARSSKPFVVVNCAALPEHLLESELFGHVKGAFTGAVISKKGLFEEAEEGTCFLDEIGDMSLPLQAKMLRMIQEKEIRRVGGKESIHVNVRIVAATNQPLDRKVKEGGFREDLLYRLRVVTINLPPLRDRREDIPLLADYFLKKYTAETKKIVSGFSPRAMDLLCRYSWSGNVRELQHTIERAVVLTTNTVILPDDLPEQVRNNSYPEDDLPPFKLMSLEELEKRYLIRVLKETGGNKSEAAKILGVDRRTLYRMAERYHLNLSEKDDNQSIE from the coding sequence GGTTGATACAGTCCGCAGCGGCAGGGAAGCAGTGAAAGAGATAGAATCCACTTACCATGATCTGGTCATAACAGACCTCATGATGCCTGGGATTGATGGTCTTGAAATATTAAAGGTATGTAAACAGGTCAGTCCGGATACACTTGTTATTATGATGACAGCCTTCGGTTCACTGGAATCTGCTATAGAGGCTATGAAGTCCGGGGCATTTGATTATGTAAGCAAACCATTCAGAGAAGATGAGATAAAAATTGTAGTCGGACGAGCCATTATGCAAAAACGCCTTCAAGATGAAAATGAACGGTTTCACAGGGAATTAACTATTGCATATGGACTCGACCAGATAATAGGACACAGTCGTCCGATGATGGATATCTACAAGACCGTTGCTATGGTTATTAATAGTGCAAGCACCGTTCTTATCCAGGGGGAGAGCGGGACTGGAAAGGAGTTGATTGCGAGGGCCATCCATTACAACAGCGCCAGATCATCAAAGCCATTTGTAGTGGTAAATTGTGCTGCCTTGCCTGAGCATCTTCTTGAAAGCGAACTCTTTGGTCATGTTAAAGGGGCCTTTACAGGGGCAGTAATCAGTAAGAAGGGTCTTTTTGAAGAGGCTGAAGAAGGCACCTGTTTTCTGGACGAGATCGGCGACATGAGCCTTCCTCTTCAGGCAAAGATGCTGCGGATGATTCAGGAGAAGGAAATACGGCGTGTTGGCGGAAAAGAATCCATTCATGTCAATGTCAGGATAGTGGCTGCGACAAATCAGCCGCTTGACCGCAAGGTTAAGGAAGGGGGTTTCAGAGAGGATCTCTTATACAGGCTCAGGGTTGTAACAATTAACTTGCCGCCGTTGCGTGACCGCAGGGAAGACATTCCTCTTCTTGCCGATTACTTTCTGAAAAAATATACTGCTGAAACAAAAAAAATAGTTTCTGGTTTCAGCCCTCGGGCCATGGATTTACTATGTCGTTATTCGTGGTCTGGTAATGTGCGGGAACTGCAGCATACGATTGAGCGTGCCGTAGTACTTACTACAAATACAGTCATCCTGCCGGATGATCTGCCGGAACAGGTCAGAAATAATTCGTATCCTGAAGATGACCTTCCACCATTCAAATTAATGTCATTAGAAGAACTGGAAAAGAGGTATCTAATCCGGGTTCTTAAAGAAACCGGTGGCAATAAGAGCGAGGCAGCAAAGATCCTGGGCGTTGACCGCAGGACACTTTACAGAATGGCTGAACGATATCATCTGAATCTATCTGAAAAAGATGATAACCAGTCCATAGAATAA
- a CDS encoding response regulator, with translation MKSAINILVVDDDPVASALLKETLAAENYLVDTAINGLEALKTIRERSYDLVITDFIMPLLDGLALIAKAKEELPHMLVILMTASRQEAIHIEARRQGADAVVPKPLEMKKLLKIINRVLQQQRRK, from the coding sequence ATGAAAAGTGCTATCAACATACTTGTAGTTGATGATGACCCTGTTGCCAGCGCCCTGCTTAAAGAGACACTCGCGGCTGAGAATTATTTAGTGGATACCGCCATAAACGGATTAGAGGCACTGAAAACAATCAGGGAGAGAAGCTATGACCTTGTAATAACCGATTTTATTATGCCTCTCCTGGATGGATTGGCGCTCATTGCTAAAGCCAAGGAAGAATTGCCTCACATGCTGGTAATACTTATGACAGCATCACGTCAGGAGGCTATACATATAGAAGCCAGAAGACAGGGGGCAGATGCAGTAGTCCCAAAACCACTTGAGATGAAAAAGCTTTTAAAGATTATAAATAGGGTTTTACAACAACAAAGGAGAAAATAA